The window CTCTTCTACACGGGCGTCAACCACAAGCTCGGTGAGACGCACGACGGCGCCTCGACCACCGACTGGATGGAGCAGGAGAAGGAACGCGGCATCACGATCACGTCGGCCGCCGTCACCTGCTTCTGGAACAACAACCAGGTCAACATCATCGACACGCCCGGCCACGTCGACTTCACGGTCGAGGTCGAGCGCTCGCTGCGCGTCCTCGACGGCGCCGTTGCCGTCTTCGACGGCAAGGAGGGCGTCGAGCCCCAGTCGGAGACCGTCTGGCGTCAGGCCGACAAGTACGAAGTGCCCCGCATCTGCTTCGTCAACAAGATGGACAAGCTCGGCGCTGACTTCTACTTCACCGTCGACACCATCATCAAGCGCCTCGGTGCCAAGCCCCTCGTGCTGCAGTTGCCGATCGGTGCCGAGAACGACTTCGTCGGCGTCATCGACCTGGTCGAGATGCGCGCACTCGTGTGGCCCGGTGACTCCAAGGGTGACGTGACCATGGGCGCCAAGTACGAGGTGCAGGACATTCCCGCCGACCTCGCCGAGCGTGCCGCCGAGTACCGCGAGAAGCTGCTCGAGACGGTCGCCGAGACCGACGAGGTCCTGCTGGAGAAGCACTTCAGCGGCGAGGGCCTCACGGTCGCCGAGGTCAAGGCCGCCATCCGCAAGCTCACCGTCAACGGCGAGCTGTACCCCGTGCTGTGCGGTTCGGCGTTCAAGAACCGCGGCGTGCAGCCCATGCTCGACGCGGTCGTGGACTACCTCCCCTCGCCCCTGGACGTGCCGGCCATCGAGGCCCACGACCCCAAGGACGAAGAGAAGATCATCGTGCGTCACCCCGACGCGAACGATCCGTTCGCGGCGCTGGCGTTCAAGGTCGCCGTGCACCCGTTCTTCGGCCGCCTCACCTACATCCGCGTCTACTCCGGTCACCTGGAGTCCGGCGCACAGGTGGTCAACTCCACCAAGGGCAAGAAGGAGCGCATCGGGAAGATCTTCCAGATGCACGCCAACAAGGAGAACCCGGTCGACTCGGTCACCGCGGGCAACATCTACGCCGTGATCGGCCTGAAGGACACCACCACCGGTGACACCCTGGCCGACCCGCAGCAGCCCGTCGTGCTGGAGTCGATGACCTTCCCCGAGCCCGTCATCGAGGTCGCCATCGAGCCGAAGACCAAGGCCGACCAGGAGAAGCTGGGTCTTGCGATCCAGAAGCTCGCCGAAGAGGACCCGACCTTCCGCACCGAGCTCAACCAGGAGACCGGTCAGACGGTCATCAAGGGCATGGGCGAGCTGCACCTGGACATCCTCGTGGACCGCATGAAGCGCGAATTCCGCGTCGAGGCGAACGTCGGCAAGCCCCAGGTCGCGTACCGCGAGACCATCCGCAAGGCGGTCGAGCGTCACGACTACACGCACAAGAAGCAGACCGGTGGTTCGGGTCAGTTCGCGAAGATCCAGTTCGCGATCGAGCCGCTGGACCTGTCGGGCGATAAGACGTACGAGTTCGAGAACAAGGTCACCGGTGGCCGCATCCCGCGCGAGTACATCGAGCCGACCAACCAGGGCTTCCAGGACGCGATGAACGTCGGTGTCCTGGCCGGCTACCCCATCGTGGGTGTCAAGGCGATCCTTCTCGATGGCGCCTCGCACGACGTCGACTCCTCGGAGATGGCGTTCAAGATCGCCGGCTCCATGGGCTTCAAGGAGGCTCTCCGCAAGGCGAGCCCCGTCATCCTCGAGCCGCTCATGTCGGTCGAGGTGCGCACGCCCGAGGAGTACATGGGCGATGTCATCGGTGACCTGAACTCCCGTCGCGGCCAGATCCAGTCGATGGAGGATGCCGCCGGCGTCAAGGTCGTGCGGGCGCTGGTGCCGCTGTCCGAGATGTTCGGCTACATCGGTGACCTGCGCTCGAAGACTTCGGGCCGCGCCGTCTACTCGATGGAGTTCGACAGCTACTCCGAGGTTCCTCGCGCAGTGGCCGACGAAATCGTCCAGAAGAACAAGGGCGAATAACCCTGGTGCCGGGGGCTCGCCTCACCTTCGCGGTGAGCTCCCGGCATCCACCCAACTGAATATCGACCTGTCTACTAGACTGAACCAATCCCCGTAGAGCCCCGGTCGCAATCCAGCGCCCGTGCACTACACGACTGTCCTGAGGAGGACCCAGTGGCTAAGGCCAAGTTCGAGCGGACCAAGCCGCACGTCAACATCGGAACCATCGGTCACGTTGACCACGGCAAGACCACGCTCACCGCGGCGATCTCCAAGGTGCTCGCCGACAAGTACCCGTCGGCCACCAACGTGCAGCGCGACTTCGCGTCGATCGACTCGGCCCCCGAGGAGCGTCAGCGCGGCATCACCATCAACATCTCGCACGTTGAGTACGAGACCCCCAAGCGTCACTACGCGCACGTCGATGCGCCCGGTCACGCCGACTACATCAAGAACATGATCACCGGTGCCGCTCAGATGGACGGCGCGATCCTCGTGGTCGCCGCCACCGACGGCCCGATGGCTCAGACGCGTGAGCACGTGCTGCTCGCCAAGCAGGTCGGCGTGCCGTACCTGATGGTCGCGCTGAACAAGTCGGACATGGTCGACGACGAGGAGATCCTGGAGCTCGTCGAGCTCGAGGTGCGCGAGCTTCTCTCCTCGCAGGACTTCGACGGCGACAACGCCCCCGTCATCC is drawn from Microbacterium sp. zg-B96 and contains these coding sequences:
- the fusA gene encoding elongation factor G, with amino-acid sequence MAQDVLTDLNKVRNIGIMAHIDAGKTTTTERILFYTGVNHKLGETHDGASTTDWMEQEKERGITITSAAVTCFWNNNQVNIIDTPGHVDFTVEVERSLRVLDGAVAVFDGKEGVEPQSETVWRQADKYEVPRICFVNKMDKLGADFYFTVDTIIKRLGAKPLVLQLPIGAENDFVGVIDLVEMRALVWPGDSKGDVTMGAKYEVQDIPADLAERAAEYREKLLETVAETDEVLLEKHFSGEGLTVAEVKAAIRKLTVNGELYPVLCGSAFKNRGVQPMLDAVVDYLPSPLDVPAIEAHDPKDEEKIIVRHPDANDPFAALAFKVAVHPFFGRLTYIRVYSGHLESGAQVVNSTKGKKERIGKIFQMHANKENPVDSVTAGNIYAVIGLKDTTTGDTLADPQQPVVLESMTFPEPVIEVAIEPKTKADQEKLGLAIQKLAEEDPTFRTELNQETGQTVIKGMGELHLDILVDRMKREFRVEANVGKPQVAYRETIRKAVERHDYTHKKQTGGSGQFAKIQFAIEPLDLSGDKTYEFENKVTGGRIPREYIEPTNQGFQDAMNVGVLAGYPIVGVKAILLDGASHDVDSSEMAFKIAGSMGFKEALRKASPVILEPLMSVEVRTPEEYMGDVIGDLNSRRGQIQSMEDAAGVKVVRALVPLSEMFGYIGDLRSKTSGRAVYSMEFDSYSEVPRAVADEIVQKNKGE